The Burkholderia cepacia ATCC 25416 genome includes a window with the following:
- a CDS encoding LysE family translocator, which translates to MPALPTLLAFGLVSLGMVLTPGPNMIYLVSRSICQGRRAGLVSLGGVALGFVFYMVCAALGITALVLAVPYAYDVLRFAGALYLAYLAWQALKPGGRSAFQVRQLPHDSRARLFTMGFVTNLANPKIAVMYLSLLPQFISPGHGSVLAQSLALGSVQIAVSVSVNALIACMAGAIAGFLAGRPVWASVQRWLMGTVLAGLAVRIALESRN; encoded by the coding sequence GTGCCGGCCTTGCCTACCTTGCTTGCATTCGGACTCGTGTCGCTCGGCATGGTGCTGACACCCGGGCCGAACATGATCTACCTGGTGTCGCGCTCGATCTGCCAGGGCCGCCGTGCCGGGCTGGTGTCGCTCGGCGGCGTTGCGCTGGGGTTCGTCTTCTACATGGTGTGCGCGGCGCTGGGCATCACAGCGCTGGTGTTGGCCGTGCCGTATGCGTACGACGTGCTGCGCTTTGCCGGTGCGCTTTATCTGGCGTACCTGGCGTGGCAGGCGCTGAAGCCGGGCGGCCGCTCGGCGTTCCAGGTCAGGCAACTGCCGCACGATAGCCGCGCCAGGCTCTTCACGATGGGCTTCGTCACGAACCTCGCGAATCCGAAGATCGCGGTGATGTATCTGTCGCTGCTGCCGCAGTTCATTTCGCCGGGGCACGGCAGCGTGCTCGCGCAATCGCTGGCGCTCGGCAGCGTGCAGATCGCGGTGAGCGTCAGCGTGAATGCGCTGATTGCCTGCATGGCCGGCGCCATCGCGGGTTTCCTGGCGGGGCGGCCGGTCTGGGCGTCGGTTCAGCGCTGGTTGATGGGCACGGTGCTGGCGGGACTCGCCGTGCGTATCGCACTGGAGTCGCGCAACTGA
- the yddG gene encoding aromatic amino acid DMT transporter YddG — MKHKNKATLAGLGAVLLWASVVALVRGVSESLGATGGAAMIYTVASVLLLFSVGFPDLSRFPKNYLLWGGLLFVSYEVCLSLSIGYASNGRQAIEVAMVNYLWPSFTLVAAIVFNKQRANLLVVPGVLLSMLGICRVLGGDQGLDPAGMLRNVTDNPLSYGLAFFGALIWAGYCTVTARIADGKNGVTPFFMLVALALWIKFAVEGGGGMTFSLQAAIYIVLAASALGFGYAAWNTGIMHGNVTIIVGASYFTPVLAAMLAATLLHAPLSIEFWQGASMVCGGSILCWLATRGRRNAKATPVRVGNEAQGNRLG, encoded by the coding sequence ATGAAGCACAAGAATAAGGCAACGCTCGCCGGGCTCGGCGCGGTGTTGTTGTGGGCCTCCGTGGTCGCCCTCGTTCGTGGAGTCAGCGAAAGCCTCGGCGCGACCGGTGGCGCCGCGATGATCTATACGGTGGCGTCCGTGCTTCTGCTGTTCTCGGTCGGTTTCCCCGACCTGAGCCGGTTCCCGAAAAACTATCTGCTCTGGGGCGGGCTGCTGTTCGTCTCGTACGAGGTGTGCCTGTCGCTGTCGATCGGCTATGCCAGCAACGGCCGGCAGGCGATCGAAGTCGCGATGGTCAACTATCTGTGGCCGAGCTTCACGCTGGTCGCGGCAATCGTGTTCAACAAGCAGCGCGCCAACCTGCTGGTCGTGCCCGGCGTCCTGCTGTCGATGCTCGGGATCTGCCGGGTGCTCGGCGGCGACCAGGGGCTCGATCCGGCCGGCATGCTGCGCAACGTCACGGACAATCCGCTGAGCTACGGCCTCGCGTTCTTCGGCGCGCTGATCTGGGCCGGCTATTGCACGGTGACGGCGCGCATCGCGGACGGCAAGAACGGCGTCACGCCGTTCTTCATGCTGGTTGCGCTGGCGCTCTGGATCAAGTTCGCGGTCGAAGGCGGCGGCGGCATGACGTTCAGCCTGCAAGCGGCCATCTATATCGTGCTGGCGGCATCGGCGCTGGGGTTCGGCTATGCGGCCTGGAACACCGGCATCATGCACGGCAACGTGACGATCATCGTCGGCGCATCGTATTTCACCCCGGTACTCGCCGCCATGCTCGCCGCGACGCTGCTGCATGCGCCGCTGTCGATCGAATTCTGGCAAGGCGCGTCGATGGTATGCGGCGGGTCGATCCTGTGCTGGCTCGCGACGCGCGGCCGGCGCAACGCAAAAGCCACGCCCGTGCGGGTCGGCAACGAAGCGCAGGGCAACAGACTGGGCTGA
- a CDS encoding C39 family peptidase produces the protein MKEVPYFSQWESMHLVSRFVSRELRAEDDPLWHRSGASTPEEYAQWSPNICGIACLKMLLAYRSNTIVPLLELVREAVGFGVYRPELGDTGKRLHYRPFVHWVRERYGIDGDVVEGIDSAALEPKLHDGHMLMASVHPGIRHDGFEPPSRGGHLVLVFGANRDTGDWLFHNPSGFDVRTQRNVAMPRATFDRYFANRGILIAP, from the coding sequence ATGAAAGAAGTGCCGTATTTCTCGCAGTGGGAATCGATGCACCTGGTTTCGCGGTTCGTGTCCCGCGAATTGCGCGCGGAGGACGACCCGTTGTGGCATCGCTCCGGCGCAAGCACGCCGGAAGAATACGCGCAGTGGAGCCCGAACATCTGCGGTATCGCGTGCCTGAAGATGCTGCTCGCATACCGCTCGAACACGATCGTGCCGCTGCTCGAACTGGTACGCGAGGCCGTCGGGTTCGGCGTCTACCGGCCCGAACTCGGCGACACGGGCAAGCGTCTGCATTACCGGCCCTTCGTGCACTGGGTGCGCGAGCGCTACGGGATCGACGGCGATGTGGTGGAAGGGATCGATTCGGCCGCGCTCGAACCGAAGCTGCATGACGGGCACATGCTGATGGCGTCGGTGCATCCCGGCATCCGGCACGACGGCTTCGAGCCGCCGTCGCGGGGCGGGCATCTGGTGCTCGTGTTCGGCGCGAACCGCGACACCGGCGACTGGCTGTTCCACAACCCGTCCGGGTTCGACGTGCGCACGCAGCGCAATGTGGCGATGCCGCGCGCCACGTTCGACCGCTACTTCGCGAACCGCGGCATCCTGATTGCCCCATGA
- a CDS encoding purple acid phosphatase family protein: MSNQDNSPIQPNEPAASVSRRGFLKLAGVSGLATAAGGLAAARAAASTPDGTPEQVHLTWGNDPASEVVISWASLASAVNPRARIVADGEPPRTVHGVQRLYTDGLNGETVFAYHARVHGLKPNTRYRYEITADNDSNAAQPFSANFSTAPRGRAPFRFTSYGDLATPNGAWVLSSPQSRFAVQAVEQFQPLFHLLNGDLCYANLNPAHQPEVWRDFGNNNQTSAANRPWMPCPGNHEIEFNNGPQGLDSYLARYTLPENGTRFPGRWYSFRVSSVLFVSLDADDVVYQDAAAFVGGPAPLVPAASTGRPPIEPGTSFYVRGYSNGEQTRWLEHTLRHAAHDDDIDWIVVQMHQDALSSSKTGNGSDKGIREAWLPLFDRYGVDLVLCGHDHDYERSYPVRGCNHRAGVDATTGEVVETLQPRPVGSNDPDRTTFDTSHGTIHLILGGGGTSAPLDVYGENPATGFARAKVFTKPNRPVPGTAPNTFVRQPADALEDAIWSARRDTGTGYGIAVFDHDPGKPGGHTTITMRYYHAPGADQHPTADYTLFETIELSKKRNDR, from the coding sequence ATGTCGAACCAGGACAACTCCCCGATCCAGCCGAACGAGCCCGCCGCATCCGTCTCGCGCCGCGGCTTCCTGAAACTCGCCGGCGTATCCGGCCTCGCCACCGCCGCCGGTGGCCTCGCGGCAGCCCGGGCCGCCGCGTCGACCCCGGACGGCACGCCCGAACAGGTCCACCTGACGTGGGGCAACGACCCGGCGTCGGAAGTCGTGATCTCGTGGGCGTCGCTCGCGTCGGCCGTCAATCCGCGCGCGCGCATCGTCGCCGACGGCGAGCCGCCGCGCACCGTGCATGGCGTCCAGCGCCTGTACACCGACGGCCTGAACGGCGAGACCGTGTTCGCGTACCACGCGCGCGTGCACGGGCTGAAGCCGAATACGCGCTACCGCTACGAGATCACGGCCGACAACGACAGCAATGCCGCGCAGCCGTTCTCCGCGAATTTCTCGACCGCACCGCGCGGCCGCGCGCCGTTCCGCTTCACGAGCTACGGCGACCTTGCGACGCCGAACGGTGCCTGGGTGCTGTCGTCGCCGCAGAGCCGCTTCGCGGTGCAGGCCGTCGAGCAGTTCCAGCCGCTGTTCCACCTGCTGAACGGCGACCTCTGCTACGCGAACCTGAACCCCGCGCACCAGCCCGAGGTGTGGCGCGATTTCGGCAACAACAACCAGACGTCGGCCGCGAATCGTCCGTGGATGCCGTGTCCCGGCAACCATGAGATCGAGTTCAACAATGGTCCGCAGGGGCTCGACTCGTATCTCGCGCGCTATACGCTGCCGGAGAACGGCACGCGCTTCCCGGGCCGCTGGTACAGCTTCCGCGTGAGCTCGGTGCTGTTCGTGTCGCTCGACGCCGACGACGTCGTGTACCAGGATGCCGCCGCGTTCGTCGGCGGCCCCGCGCCGCTCGTGCCGGCCGCGAGCACGGGCCGCCCGCCGATCGAGCCCGGCACGTCGTTCTACGTGCGCGGCTACAGCAACGGCGAGCAGACGCGCTGGCTCGAACACACGCTGCGTCATGCCGCGCACGACGACGACATCGACTGGATCGTCGTGCAGATGCACCAGGACGCGCTCAGTTCGTCGAAGACGGGCAACGGTTCCGACAAGGGCATTCGCGAAGCGTGGCTGCCGCTGTTCGACCGTTACGGCGTCGACCTCGTGCTGTGCGGCCACGATCACGACTACGAGCGCAGCTACCCGGTACGCGGCTGCAATCACCGCGCGGGCGTCGATGCGACGACCGGCGAAGTGGTCGAGACGCTGCAGCCGCGCCCGGTCGGATCGAACGACCCGGACCGCACGACGTTCGACACGAGCCACGGCACGATCCACCTGATCCTGGGCGGCGGCGGCACCAGCGCGCCGCTGGACGTATACGGCGAGAACCCGGCGACCGGCTTTGCGCGGGCAAAGGTGTTCACGAAGCCCAACCGGCCGGTGCCGGGCACGGCGCCGAATACGTTCGTGCGCCAGCCGGCCGATGCGCTCGAGGATGCGATCTGGTCCGCGCGTCGCGATACCGGCACCGGCTACGGGATTGCCGTGTTCGACCACGACCCGGGCAAGCCGGGCGGGCATACGACGATCACGATGCGCTACTACCACGCACCGGGCGCCGACCAGCACCCGACCGCTGACTACACGCTGTTCGAGACGATCGAGCTGAGCAAGAAGCGCAACGACCGGTGA
- a CDS encoding YXWGXW repeat-containing protein: MKLSIPLRFATACVAALAASAAFAQAVIVAPYAPPPPRVEVMPAPRAGYVWDQGHWHWRQGRYVWIPGHWQVVRVGYHWVPGHWAARGPAWRWVPGHWA; this comes from the coding sequence ATGAAGCTTTCCATTCCGTTGCGGTTTGCCACGGCATGCGTGGCCGCGCTGGCTGCGTCCGCTGCGTTCGCGCAGGCCGTCATCGTCGCGCCTTACGCGCCGCCGCCGCCTCGCGTCGAAGTGATGCCGGCGCCGCGCGCGGGCTACGTGTGGGACCAGGGCCACTGGCACTGGCGCCAGGGCCGCTATGTCTGGATTCCAGGCCACTGGCAAGTGGTTCGCGTCGGTTATCACTGGGTGCCGGGCCACTGGGCCGCGCGCGGTCCGGCGTGGCGCTGGGTTCCGGGTCACTGGGCCTGA
- a CDS encoding RNA polymerase sigma factor encodes MRPETDADETDLADAVRDACGDPEPPVWRGRVMARRMQGEHDDELRSADRRIHERAAAQTRDALERPALSDGDPDAALVARVGARDASAVRVLVARKLPRLLALATRMLGDRTEAEDVAQETFLRIWKQAPGWREGEARFDTWLHRVVLNLCYDRLRGRREEPVDVLPDVPDPQPEPATRAETRSRDARVRQALAALPARQREALVLQYYQDMSNMEAADLMGITVDALESLLARARRNLRAQLAGDSPSEDIR; translated from the coding sequence ATGCGGCCTGAAACCGATGCCGATGAAACGGACCTTGCCGATGCCGTACGCGATGCGTGCGGCGATCCCGAACCGCCGGTGTGGCGGGGCCGGGTAATGGCGCGGCGCATGCAAGGAGAGCACGACGATGAGCTTCGGTCTGCCGACAGGCGCATTCACGAGCGCGCCGCGGCACAGACGCGCGATGCGCTGGAGCGCCCCGCGTTGAGCGACGGCGATCCGGACGCCGCGCTGGTGGCACGGGTCGGCGCGCGCGACGCGTCGGCCGTGCGCGTGCTCGTCGCGCGCAAGCTGCCGCGGCTGCTCGCACTCGCGACGCGCATGCTCGGCGACCGCACGGAAGCCGAGGACGTCGCACAGGAGACGTTCTTGCGGATCTGGAAACAGGCGCCGGGCTGGCGCGAGGGCGAGGCGCGGTTCGACACGTGGCTGCATCGCGTCGTGCTGAACCTGTGCTACGACCGCTTGCGCGGCCGCCGCGAGGAACCGGTCGACGTGTTGCCCGACGTGCCCGATCCGCAACCGGAGCCGGCCACCCGCGCGGAGACCCGCTCGCGCGACGCGCGCGTGCGGCAGGCGCTCGCGGCGTTGCCGGCGCGGCAGCGCGAAGCGCTCGTGCTCCAGTACTATCAGGACATGTCGAACATGGAGGCGGCCGACCTGATGGGCATTACCGTCGACGCGCTGGAAAGCCTGCTCGCGCGCGCGCGGCGAAACTTGCGCGCGCAACTGGCCGGCGATTCACCTAGCGAGGACATCCGATGA
- a CDS encoding periplasmic heavy metal sensor encodes MSERGWKFVLVGSVVLNVFMLGAIGGGAYQWFSTHRDLRAAGAPASRTALRFAADELPDTRRQEFAAALKAARKDGRDFAREGRDDRITVLDLLAAPQLDRTAIDAALDRTRAADTALRAQVERSVVDFAATLTPDERAKFVDGLRRSGNWRLPPRLQKKQGEAGSQ; translated from the coding sequence ATGAGTGAGCGTGGCTGGAAATTCGTCCTCGTCGGTTCGGTCGTGCTGAACGTATTCATGCTCGGCGCGATCGGCGGCGGCGCGTATCAGTGGTTCTCGACGCATCGCGACCTGCGGGCCGCGGGCGCGCCTGCGTCGCGCACCGCATTGCGTTTCGCCGCGGACGAGTTGCCGGACACGCGCCGGCAGGAATTCGCCGCCGCGCTGAAGGCGGCACGCAAGGACGGTCGCGATTTCGCGCGGGAAGGGCGCGACGACCGGATCACCGTGCTGGATCTGCTCGCCGCGCCGCAACTCGATCGCACGGCGATCGACGCCGCGCTCGACCGCACGCGTGCGGCCGATACCGCGCTGCGTGCGCAGGTGGAGCGCAGCGTCGTCGATTTCGCGGCGACGCTGACGCCGGACGAGCGCGCGAAGTTCGTCGACGGGTTGCGGCGTAGCGGCAACTGGCGGTTGCCGCCGAGGTTGCAGAAGAAGCAGGGCGAGGCGGGGAGTCAGTAA
- a CDS encoding alpha/beta hydrolase: MRRARAWLLAAALALHGYPAHAQGQPRVVDVPTRPGVTQRFLFIAPDAPKAAAILYAGGHGGLQLDPSGRFGWGAGNFLVRTRQLFVNDGIAVAVIDAPSDRQSAPYLNGFRLSKEHADDARAVIAWLREQLHVPVWLVGTSRGTQSAAAVAIALAGGGGPDGIVLTSTILREDRGGTAVTDMNLASLRIPVLVVHHQNDGCKHCPVSETDTLLKKLDASPKAERMIVSGGTSRGDPCEAFAYHGFNGLESSVVDAISAWMLAR; the protein is encoded by the coding sequence ATGCGCCGGGCACGCGCGTGGCTGCTCGCCGCGGCGTTGGCGCTGCACGGTTATCCCGCTCACGCGCAGGGCCAGCCGAGGGTCGTCGACGTCCCGACCCGTCCCGGAGTCACCCAGCGGTTTCTCTTCATCGCGCCGGATGCGCCGAAAGCCGCGGCCATCCTTTACGCCGGCGGACACGGCGGGCTGCAACTGGACCCGTCCGGCCGGTTCGGATGGGGCGCAGGCAACTTTCTCGTGCGCACCAGGCAGCTGTTCGTGAATGACGGTATCGCTGTCGCGGTCATCGATGCACCGAGCGACCGGCAATCCGCGCCCTACCTCAACGGCTTTCGACTCTCGAAGGAACACGCCGACGACGCGCGTGCCGTGATCGCGTGGTTGAGGGAGCAACTGCACGTGCCGGTCTGGCTGGTCGGGACGAGCCGCGGCACCCAGTCCGCCGCTGCCGTTGCGATCGCGCTGGCCGGTGGCGGCGGGCCGGACGGTATCGTGCTGACGTCCACGATCCTCCGTGAAGATCGAGGCGGTACCGCGGTCACCGACATGAACCTGGCCAGCCTCAGGATTCCGGTGCTCGTCGTTCATCACCAGAACGACGGCTGCAAGCATTGCCCCGTGTCCGAAACGGATACGCTGTTGAAGAAACTGGATGCATCGCCGAAGGCCGAACGGATGATCGTGTCGGGCGGCACGTCCCGGGGCGATCCGTGCGAAGCGTTCGCCTATCACGGCTTCAACGGCCTGGAGAGCAGCGTGGTCGACGCGATCTCCGCGTGGATGCTGGCACGTTGA
- a CDS encoding DUF1800 domain-containing protein gives MDHPNDITPAAIALNRFGLGARADEAPPADPKAALVAQFDRYEARPAAWAGEPDAVALATRFANARNAMTGDDPATKRATEQSIRRDGNDTYRSAVVARVNSALNTPAPFVERLVHFWANHFAVSVDKGPVAAYAGAFERDAIRPHVLGRFEDMLVAVEQHPAMQLFLDQARSVGPDSPAALRAEARNPSGRRGLNENLAREIMELHTLGVRTGYTQADVTEFARALTGWSIAGGRGPQPGDAAPGAFVFRPKLHEPGVRTVMGRSYDQPGESQARAILHDLAHSEATGRHIAFQLARHFVADNPPPALTDRLARAFDASGGDLPTVYRALVDAPDAWSPVNRKFKTPWEWAVSSLRGLGWHDTGDLKAAPLLAQLGQPVWRPGSPAGYDDVAASWAAPDALVRRVELAQRLAARTGDRLDPRTLGNTLLAGSLSAPTATALSRAESATTSLALLLVSPDFQRR, from the coding sequence ATGGACCACCCGAACGACATCACCCCGGCCGCCATCGCGCTGAACCGCTTCGGTCTCGGCGCGCGGGCCGACGAAGCGCCGCCTGCCGACCCGAAGGCGGCGCTCGTCGCGCAATTCGACCGTTACGAAGCGCGGCCGGCCGCGTGGGCCGGCGAGCCCGACGCGGTGGCGCTCGCCACGCGCTTCGCGAACGCGCGCAATGCGATGACCGGCGACGATCCCGCAACGAAGCGCGCGACCGAGCAGTCGATCCGGCGCGACGGCAACGACACGTATCGCAGCGCCGTCGTCGCGCGGGTCAACAGCGCGTTGAACACGCCCGCGCCGTTCGTCGAGCGTCTCGTGCATTTCTGGGCGAACCATTTCGCGGTATCGGTCGACAAGGGGCCGGTGGCGGCCTACGCGGGCGCGTTCGAACGCGACGCGATCCGCCCGCACGTGCTCGGCCGTTTCGAGGACATGCTGGTTGCCGTCGAGCAGCATCCCGCGATGCAGCTGTTCCTCGACCAGGCGCGCTCGGTCGGCCCCGACAGCCCGGCCGCGCTGCGTGCCGAAGCGCGCAATCCGTCGGGCAGGCGCGGGCTCAACGAGAATCTCGCGCGCGAAATCATGGAACTGCATACGCTTGGCGTACGCACGGGTTATACGCAAGCCGACGTGACGGAATTCGCGCGCGCGCTGACCGGCTGGAGCATCGCCGGCGGGCGCGGCCCGCAGCCCGGCGATGCGGCGCCCGGCGCGTTCGTGTTTCGCCCGAAACTGCACGAGCCCGGCGTGCGGACCGTGATGGGGCGCAGCTACGACCAGCCCGGCGAATCGCAGGCCCGCGCGATCCTGCACGACCTCGCGCATTCGGAGGCGACCGGTCGGCATATCGCGTTCCAGCTCGCCCGTCATTTCGTCGCCGACAATCCGCCGCCCGCGCTGACCGACCGGCTGGCCCGCGCATTCGACGCGAGCGGCGGCGATTTGCCGACCGTCTATCGCGCGCTCGTCGACGCGCCCGATGCGTGGTCGCCGGTCAACCGCAAGTTCAAGACGCCGTGGGAGTGGGCCGTTTCTTCGCTGCGCGGGCTCGGCTGGCACGACACGGGCGACCTGAAGGCCGCGCCGCTGCTCGCGCAGCTCGGCCAGCCGGTGTGGCGGCCGGGCTCGCCGGCCGGCTACGACGACGTGGCCGCGAGCTGGGCCGCGCCCGATGCGCTCGTGCGCCGCGTCGAGCTGGCGCAGCGGCTGGCCGCGCGCACGGGCGACCGGCTCGATCCGCGCACGCTCGGCAATACGCTGCTCGCGGGTTCGTTGAGCGCACCGACGGCGACCGCGTTGTCGCGTGCCGAAAGCGCGACCACGTCGCTCGCCTTGCTGCTCGTATCGCCCGATTTCCAACGGAGATGA
- a CDS encoding DUF1501 domain-containing protein has product MALSRRQFLRVAAAGAGAMLVAPRIVFANVETDRRFVFVIQRGAADGLNTLVPYAEPAYASLRGPLAIDTAAATRLDGTFALHPSLVQTAQLYRDGQALFVHAIASPYRDRSHFDGQNVLETGGRAPYQVKDGWLNRLAALLPATRESAIAFAPTVPLALRGTVQAASYAPSGLPAAPDDLLARVSALYEADAQLGPLWQSAMDARGLAGDAHARQDPAGVGKLAATFLARDDGPRIAMIETGGWDTHSAQNARLANQLKALDTLLAALRDGLGPAWQQTTVLVATEFGRTAAANGTGGTDHGQASVAMLAGGAVAGGRVIADWPGLRPGDLYEGRDLKPTASLDALISGAAAESLRLDPHRTESALFAESGAMRPMSGLIRGTA; this is encoded by the coding sequence ATGGCACTGTCCCGCCGACAATTCCTGCGCGTGGCGGCCGCCGGCGCCGGCGCGATGCTCGTCGCGCCGCGGATCGTATTCGCGAACGTCGAGACCGACCGGCGCTTCGTGTTCGTGATCCAGCGCGGCGCCGCCGACGGCCTGAACACCCTGGTGCCGTATGCCGAACCCGCGTATGCGTCGCTGCGCGGCCCGCTGGCGATCGACACGGCGGCCGCGACGCGGCTCGACGGCACGTTCGCGTTGCATCCGTCGCTCGTGCAGACCGCGCAGTTGTACCGCGACGGGCAGGCGCTGTTCGTTCATGCGATCGCGTCGCCGTATCGCGACCGCTCGCATTTCGACGGCCAGAACGTGCTCGAGACGGGCGGCCGTGCGCCGTACCAGGTGAAGGACGGGTGGCTGAACCGGCTCGCCGCGCTGCTGCCGGCGACGCGCGAAAGCGCGATCGCGTTCGCACCGACCGTGCCGCTCGCGCTGCGCGGCACCGTGCAGGCGGCGTCGTACGCGCCGTCCGGTTTGCCGGCCGCGCCGGACGACCTGCTCGCGCGCGTGTCGGCGCTCTACGAGGCCGACGCGCAGCTCGGCCCGTTGTGGCAATCGGCGATGGATGCACGCGGCCTCGCCGGCGATGCGCATGCGCGGCAGGATCCGGCGGGTGTCGGCAAGCTCGCCGCGACGTTTCTCGCGCGCGACGACGGCCCGCGCATCGCGATGATCGAAACGGGCGGCTGGGACACGCACAGTGCGCAGAACGCGCGGCTCGCGAATCAGCTGAAAGCGCTCGATACGCTGCTCGCCGCGCTGCGCGACGGCCTCGGGCCCGCATGGCAGCAGACCACGGTGCTGGTGGCGACCGAGTTCGGCCGCACGGCCGCCGCGAACGGCACGGGCGGCACCGATCACGGGCAGGCGTCGGTCGCGATGCTCGCGGGCGGCGCGGTCGCGGGCGGCCGCGTGATCGCCGACTGGCCGGGGTTGCGGCCGGGCGACCTGTACGAAGGGCGCGACCTGAAGCCGACCGCGTCGCTCGACGCGCTGATCTCGGGCGCCGCCGCCGAAAGCCTGCGGCTCGATCCGCACCGCACCGAGTCCGCGCTGTTCGCCGAAAGCGGCGCGATGCGGCCGATGAGCGGGCTGATTCGCGGCACGGCGTGA
- a CDS encoding YXWGXW repeat-containing protein: MKIRSVSLTVLVAASATLMSACVVEPVRPPQPAPVVEVPPPMPAPGYRWAKGHYRWAGNHWAWVPGHWVGVY; the protein is encoded by the coding sequence ATGAAGATCAGGTCCGTTTCGCTCACCGTGCTGGTAGCGGCCAGTGCGACGCTGATGTCCGCCTGCGTGGTCGAGCCCGTGCGGCCGCCGCAGCCGGCACCGGTCGTCGAGGTGCCGCCGCCGATGCCCGCGCCGGGCTATCGCTGGGCGAAGGGGCATTACCGGTGGGCCGGCAATCACTGGGCGTGGGTGCCCGGGCACTGGGTGGGCGTGTACTGA
- a CDS encoding lysozyme inhibitor LprI family protein: MKAWLVALAVVAGMTGAHAASFNCTKASTFVEREICANPTLSRLDDALNADFQHMLDDFSNYPVEHPPEHEQLMATQRAWLKTRNRCTTTQCLIDSYRKRIDVLCGQIDVPAKSDRAKCRSNGGLGGLELDH; encoded by the coding sequence ATGAAAGCATGGCTCGTTGCGCTGGCCGTCGTCGCCGGCATGACCGGCGCGCACGCCGCGTCGTTCAACTGCACGAAGGCGTCCACGTTCGTGGAGCGTGAAATCTGCGCCAATCCGACGTTGTCGCGTCTCGACGATGCGCTCAACGCTGATTTCCAGCACATGCTCGACGACTTCAGCAACTATCCGGTCGAGCATCCGCCCGAGCACGAGCAGCTCATGGCGACGCAGAGGGCGTGGCTGAAGACGCGTAACCGCTGCACGACGACGCAGTGCCTGATCGACAGCTACCGCAAGCGCATCGACGTGCTGTGCGGCCAGATCGACGTGCCGGCGAAAAGCGACCGCGCGAAATGCCGCAGCA